A genome region from Ahaetulla prasina isolate Xishuangbanna chromosome 8, ASM2864084v1, whole genome shotgun sequence includes the following:
- the BDH2 gene encoding LOW QUALITY PROTEIN: dehydrogenase/reductase SDR family member 6 (The sequence of the model RefSeq protein was modified relative to this genomic sequence to represent the inferred CDS: substituted 2 bases at 2 genomic stop codons), with translation MGRLEGKVIVLSAAAQGIGQAVAKAFAKEGARVIATDINESKLRELESYPGIPXIIXLQSLAKCIIKLFSDSVEDINVCFFCCSFVHHGTILDCEEEDWAYTMEVNVRSMYLMIKTFLPKMLEQKSGNIINMSSVASSIKGIPNRCVYSTSKAAVIGLTKSVATDFIEKGIRCNCVCPGTVDTPSLRERIQARPDPEQALKDFLARQKMGRLATAEEIAHLFVYLASDESAYMTGNECIIDGGWSM, from the exons ATGGGGCGGCTTGAGGGGAAGGTAATAGTACTTTCTGCTGCAGCCCAAGGAATTGGCCAAGCGGTGGCTAAA GCTTTTGCAAAAGAAGGAGCTCGAGTTATTGCTACAGATATCAATGAGTCCAAACTTCGAGAACTGGAAAGTTATCCAGGTATTCCTTGAATTATTTAACTCCAGAGTTTAGCAAAGTGTATTAT AAAATTATTCAGTGATTCAGTGGAAGATATAAACGT ttGTTTCTTCTGCTGCAGTTTTGTTCACCATGGTACTATTTTGGACTGTGAGGAAGAAGACTGGGCCTACACAATGGAAGTCAATGTTCGTAGCATGTATCTCATGATCAAAACATTCCTGCCTAAG ATGCTTGAACAGAAATCCGGTAACATTATCAACATGTCTTCTGTGGCATCCAGTATCAAAG GTATTCCCAATAGATGTGTCTATAGTACTTCAAAAGCAGCAGTTATTGGCCTCACCAAGTCTGTAGCTACTGACTTCATTGAAAAAGGAATCAGATGCAACTGTGTTTGTCCTG GCACTGTTGACACTCCTTCTCTGAGGGAAAGAATCCAAGCAAGACCTGATCCAGAACAG GCACTAAAAGATTTTCTCGCCAGGCAGAAGATGGGCAGATTGGCTACCGCTGAGGAAATTGCCCACCTCTTTGTGTATCTGGCTTCTGATGAA